From a region of the Thiomicrorhabdus sp. genome:
- the orn gene encoding oligoribonuclease: protein MKSDKNLIWIDLEMTGLEPKEHKIIEIATVVTDSDLNVLAEGPVLAIQTQQSELDKMDDWCTTHHGNSGLTKRVQDSTVTMQQAEELTIEFLKDYVPAGKSPMCGNSICQDRRFMVEQMPTLEAFFHYRNLDVSTLKELARRWAPKVYQSHKKSGAHLALADILESIDELQHYRKYMLLAEYQN, encoded by the coding sequence ATGAAGTCAGATAAAAATTTAATTTGGATAGATCTTGAGATGACAGGCCTTGAGCCCAAAGAGCACAAAATTATTGAGATTGCGACAGTCGTTACAGACAGTGATTTAAATGTGTTAGCAGAAGGGCCGGTTTTAGCCATTCAAACTCAACAATCTGAATTAGATAAAATGGATGACTGGTGCACAACACATCATGGTAACTCAGGTTTAACCAAGAGAGTTCAAGACAGCACTGTTACTATGCAGCAGGCAGAAGAATTAACGATTGAGTTTTTAAAAGATTATGTACCCGCTGGTAAATCGCCTATGTGTGGTAATAGCATCTGCCAGGATCGACGTTTTATGGTTGAACAAATGCCAACTTTAGAAGCCTTTTTTCACTATCGCAATCTAGATGTGAGTACTTTAAAAGAGCTTGCAAGAAGGTGGGCGCCAAAAGTCTATCAATCGCACAAAAAAAGTGGAGCACATTTAGCTTTGGCAGATATTTTAGAGTCGATTGATGAACTGCAACACTACCGTAAATATATGCTCTTGGCAGAATACCAAAACTAG
- a CDS encoding acetolactate synthase 3 large subunit gives MEMTGAQIFVNYLEDEGVEHIWGYPGGAVLPIYDALDTDAKKLSHILVRHEQAAVHAADGYARSTGKPGVVLVTSGPGATNAVTGIATAYMDSIPMVCITGQVPTALIGLDAFQEIDTVGITRPIVKHNFLVKDVNDLAITLKKAFYLATTGRPGPVVIDIPKDIQNAKSSYVYPQEVDMRSYLPVTKGHSGQIKKAVEMMLSAKRPILYTGGGVILGDASAELTELTHKLGFPITQTLMGLGAFPASDKQSLGMLGMHGTYEANLAMHNSDVIIAIGSRFDDRVTGNLEKFCPDAKIIHVDIDPASISKNVLVDIPIVGPVKQVLTEMNAILDKTELKSDAEAIADWWTQIEEWRATKCLRYDTMGSKIKPQAAVESVWRATNGDAYVSSDVGQHQMYAAQYYPFDKPRRWINSGGLGTMGFGLPAAMGVQMAHPEAISVCITGEGSIQMNIQELSTCLQYGLPVKIICLNNGFLGMVRQWQEFFYERRYSMSYMESLPDFVKLAESYGHVGVRIEDPKTLDAQLEEVFSDKYKDRLVFVDILTDQQENVYPMIPAGAGLNEMILV, from the coding sequence GTGGAAATGACTGGTGCCCAAATCTTCGTAAATTATCTAGAAGATGAGGGAGTAGAGCATATATGGGGTTATCCAGGTGGGGCAGTATTGCCTATCTATGATGCCCTTGATACGGACGCTAAAAAATTAAGCCATATTTTAGTGCGTCACGAACAGGCTGCAGTGCATGCTGCAGACGGCTATGCGCGCTCTACAGGCAAACCAGGAGTGGTACTTGTAACGTCTGGCCCTGGTGCAACTAATGCGGTAACAGGGATAGCAACAGCTTATATGGATTCAATTCCAATGGTTTGTATTACTGGTCAGGTGCCAACAGCACTGATTGGCTTAGATGCTTTCCAAGAGATTGATACTGTTGGGATTACAAGACCTATCGTAAAACACAACTTCTTAGTTAAGGATGTTAATGATCTTGCTATTACGCTCAAAAAAGCATTTTATTTAGCAACAACAGGCCGACCTGGCCCTGTTGTGATTGACATTCCAAAAGATATCCAAAACGCCAAAAGCTCCTATGTGTATCCACAAGAAGTTGATATGCGCTCCTACCTGCCTGTAACAAAGGGCCATAGTGGACAAATTAAGAAAGCTGTAGAAATGATGCTTTCGGCGAAACGACCGATTTTATATACTGGTGGCGGTGTTATTTTAGGTGATGCTTCGGCAGAGCTTACTGAGTTAACGCATAAATTGGGTTTCCCAATTACTCAAACCTTAATGGGCTTGGGTGCGTTCCCAGCATCAGATAAACAGTCTTTAGGCATGCTGGGTATGCACGGTACATATGAAGCTAATTTAGCAATGCATAACAGTGATGTGATTATTGCAATTGGTTCACGATTTGATGACCGAGTCACAGGTAATCTTGAAAAGTTTTGTCCTGATGCAAAAATCATTCATGTAGATATTGACCCTGCGTCTATTTCTAAAAACGTATTGGTTGATATTCCTATTGTTGGGCCTGTTAAGCAAGTTTTAACAGAAATGAATGCCATTTTAGATAAGACAGAGCTAAAGTCAGATGCAGAAGCGATAGCCGATTGGTGGACTCAAATTGAAGAGTGGCGTGCAACGAAATGTTTACGTTATGACACGATGGGTTCAAAAATCAAACCTCAAGCAGCGGTTGAATCTGTTTGGCGAGCAACGAATGGAGATGCCTATGTCTCGTCTGATGTTGGTCAGCACCAAATGTACGCAGCGCAATATTACCCATTTGACAAACCACGTCGTTGGATCAATTCAGGTGGTTTAGGCACAATGGGCTTTGGTTTGCCAGCGGCAATGGGTGTACAAATGGCTCATCCTGAAGCAATCAGCGTTTGCATAACGGGTGAAGGTTCTATTCAAATGAACATTCAAGAATTATCGACCTGTTTACAGTACGGATTACCTGTCAAAATCATCTGCTTAAATAATGGTTTCTTAGGTATGGTTCGTCAATGGCAGGAGTTCTTTTATGAGCGTCGTTATTCGATGTCTTATATGGAGTCTCTACCAGATTTTGTGAAGTTGGCTGAATCTTATGGTCATGTTGGTGTTCGTATCGAAGATCCAAAAACGTTGGATGCTCAGTTAGAAGAAGTTTTTTCTGACAAGTATAAAGACCGTTTGGTATTTGTTGACATCCTAACGGATCAACAAGAAAACGTTTACCCAATGATTCCTGCAGGTGCAGGCCTTAATGAAATGATTTTGGTATAG
- the ilvN gene encoding acetolactate synthase small subunit — MKHIISMLMENESGALSRVAGLFSARGYNIHALTVAPTEDDSLSRLTLVTSGTSAQVEQIVKHLNRLIDVVKVLDLTEGTHIERELMLIKLSATGEMREEYKRLADIFRGDIIDVTSTTYTVQMVGESKKLDAFIDAIDPVLILETVRSGTVGVMRGEKCLHI; from the coding sequence ATGAAACATATTATTTCAATGTTAATGGAAAATGAGTCAGGTGCACTTTCACGTGTTGCTGGATTGTTTTCAGCTCGTGGCTATAACATTCATGCATTAACGGTAGCTCCTACCGAAGACGATTCACTCTCTCGCTTAACTCTGGTGACAAGTGGAACATCTGCTCAGGTAGAGCAGATTGTTAAACACTTAAACCGTTTAATTGATGTAGTCAAAGTTTTAGATTTAACAGAAGGTACACATATTGAGCGTGAACTGATGTTAATTAAACTTTCTGCTACTGGAGAGATGCGTGAAGAGTATAAGCGTTTAGCCGATATTTTTAGAGGTGACATCATTGATGTGACTTCAACGACTTATACTGTGCAAATGGTAGGTGAATCTAAAAAATTAGATGCCTTTATTGATGCAATTGATCCTGTATTAATTCTTGAAACAGTGCGTTCAGGAACGGTAGGGGTTATGCGTGGAGAAAAGTGTTTACACATATAG